The following are from one region of the Carcharodon carcharias isolate sCarCar2 chromosome 27, sCarCar2.pri, whole genome shotgun sequence genome:
- the LOC121270225 gene encoding gastrula zinc finger protein XlCGF8.2DB-like has translation MMLGRIFQSGNSNQTSYQNLRESPNLLKPEYHRILNMVGKSTVHSGEKLWKCGDCDEGFRFPSDLETHRRSHTGERPFTCSVCGKGFTQSSSLLRHQRVHRGERPFTCSDCGKGFAQSSNLLRHQRVHTGERPFTCSECGKGFARSSDLLTHQRVHTDERPFKCSDCGKCFKSSRDLMLHQRVHTDERPFRCFHCGSALRQSSQLTEHQRVHTGERPFTCSDCGKGFAQSSNLLTHQRIHTGEKPFTCSDCGKGFTQLSTLLNHQSVHTF, from the coding sequence gcagaatttttcagtcaggaaactcaaaccaaacatcatatcagaatctgagagagtCGCCCAATTTATTGAAACCTGAATATCATCGGATTTTGAACATGGTAGGTaaaagcaccgttcacagtggagagaaactgtggaaatgtggAGACTGTGATGAGGGATTCAGATTTCCATCTGACctggaaactcatcgacgcagtcacactggagaaaggccattcacctgctccgtatgtgggaagggattcactcagtcatccagtctgctgagacaccagcgagttcacagaggtgagagaccattcacctgctctgactgtgggaagggatttgctcAGTCATCTAACCTGCTgagacatcagcgagttcacactggggagagaccatttacttgctcagagtgtgggaaaggattcgctCGGTCATCTGACTTGCTgacgcaccagcgagttcacactgacgagagaccttttaaatgctcagactgtgggaagtgctttAAAAGTTCCCGGGACCTGATGctccatcaacgtgttcacacggatgagagaccattcaggtgcttTCATTGTGGGTCTGCATTGAGACAGTCATCTCAACTCACtgagcaccagcgagttcacaccggggagaggccattcacctgctctgactgtgggaagggattcgctcagtcatccaacctgctgacacaccagcgaatccacactggagagaaacctttcacctgctctgactgtgggaagggattcactcagttatccacccTGCTGAATCACCAGAGTGTTCACACCTTTTAA